A window of Flammeovirga kamogawensis genomic DNA:
AATGAAGCAAACTTTTCTAAAACATATAAATAAATACTTTTTTAAATCAATATTTCTCACTCTTCTTTTTATAAGTGGAAGTTGTCAATTTTATCATGACACAGCTACGCATTACAATTCTTACTTTTTAGCTAAAGAAGGAATGGATTTATTTGAGCAAGAAATTTTTGATGAAAATGTAGATGATTATAATGATGTACTTTCAATTCTAATTCCTATTGATTCAAATAAAACATTGTCTCACAAAGATCAATTAGATTATATCATCACAAAAGCTTCAAGACCCATCAAGTTTCATAAAACTAGTGATTGGATTGATGAATGCTACCTTTTAGTAGGTTGGGTTAGATTATATGAAGAAGATTATGATAATGCATTAACTACATTTAAATACATCAATGCTAAATTTCCTGACCCGAACAGTAGACATGCTGCTTTGAATGCCTTATTAAGGATGTTTATAGAACTTGATGAAGAAGCCAACATGACTTTGGTTAAAGACATTATAAAACAACAAAAACAACCTTACAATAAATTAAACACAAAAGAGTATCATTTAAACTTAGCACATTACTATAGAAATAAAATCAATTTTAAAAAGTCTATACAACACCTAAGACTTGCTGTTGACTTGGAAGAAAACAAACATAAAAAAGCGCGCTATTATTTCATCTTAGGACAAATGTTTGAAGAAGAAAACAAAATTGATGATGCATACAAAGCTTATTCAAAAGCTGAAAAACTAGCTAAAACTAATGAGCTAGAGTTCCAATCTGACATTAGTGCATATAGTATGCAACCTGTTGATTTTAATGATGAAAAACAGGCTAAGAAGATTCAAAAATACTTTGATAAAAAACTCAAAGATCATAACAATTGGGACAATAGAGATAAAATCTATTATGAAATGGGGCAGTTTGAATTAAGGAAACCAGATTATGATAGAGCACTAAATAAATTTAATGAATCTGTTCAGGTTAGTACATCAAATAAAATTCAAAAAGGTCACTCTTACCTTGAGTCTGGGATAATATATTATGATCAGAAAAAGGATTACATCGCTGCATCTGCATATTATGATAGTGCAATTCAAAATTTTGATGAGTCTGTATATGGTTATGAAGAAATAAAAGAGAAAGCAGAATATTTGAGAGATTTAGCGAAATACATCAAAATAATTAATGATCAAGAGCGTCTTCTTCAATTATATGACATGAACGATGAAGAACGTTCTACTTTTCTAGAAGAAGAATATCAAAAAGAAAAAGATGAAATTATTTTAAGAGCTCAATATGCTAAAGAAAATGAAAAGAGAAAGCAACGTCCTGCTACTGCTGAATCTGCATCTTTTAGTAATAAAGAAACTAAAGAATTTTACTTCTACAATACCACAGCTGTTGCACAAGGAAAAGCTCAATTTCTAAAAAACTGGGGTTCTAGACCTTTAGAAGATAACTGGAGGCGTTCAAATAAAATGGACTTTGCATCAAATGATTCTAACTCTCCTGAACAAGGAAATACTTCTTCAGAAACAAAAGGAAAGAGTCCTAAAAATAATGCGAATAATGACGAAGAGGAAAATGTTGATCTTTTTGCTAATTTGAAATCAGTGGAAGAGAGAAAACAAGAAATCCCAACTTCTGATGAAGAGTTAGTAGGTATTAATAAAAAATTAGCTGATGCTCTTTTTGAATTGGGTAAAGTATATCTATATAAGGTAAAAACTCCTGATAATGCTCTTACAAATTTCCATCGCTTCTTGGATAATTACCCTGAAGATGAGAATGCATATGAGGTTGCATATCTAATCTATGTTATTTGTTTAGATTATGAAGATTGTGATTCTGATGTTGCTAAAAAATATTTAATTGATAACTATCCAGACTGTTTATACTCTAAAGTATTGGTAAACCCTAATTATGTTAAGGAAACAAATGAAAGAGAAAACTACATTAGAGATCTCTACGCTTCTGCCTATAACTTATATTTAAGTGGAAATTATAATGCTTCTGATAAAAAATTAAATGAACTTTTAAACGACTTCCCTCAAAATACATATGAAGAAAAAGGGCGCTTTTTACGTGTTTTGTTAGTAGGAAGAACAACTAAATATTACAAGATCTTTAAGAAATCTTTAGAAGATTACTTAAAAATATATCCTGAAGGGGAATTCTCTACTATTGCAGAAGGCATGTTAAATGAAATAACAGAAAATAGGTTGAAGAATGGTTACATTCCTGGCAGGTATCATGATTTTGAAATCACTATTGATGAATAATATGATTTATTGATTTATAAGTTTAGTTTTGTATTGATTTTTTTGAAATAGATGTTATCAATTGATTGAATAAATCAAACCTTTAAAAATAGATTAACTAAATTGCTGTTTAATTATTAATCTATATTGACATCTTTAAGTTTAAGTACTGAATATTAATAACATATGTATTTAAAAGCCATAAAAGCACTTTGGGTACTTTTTATAGTAGGCATCGTAAGTGCTCTTCTTTTAGGATTTTCTTTAACAAATAACTGGTTTAACCTTTACGGTGAACTCCCCGATCCTAGTATTTTAGAAAACCCTAAGAGTGAATTAGCTTCTGAACTATACTCTGCAGACGGCGTATTATTAGGTAAGTATTTCCGTAAAAACCGTACAAAATCAGAATATGATGATTTATCTCCAAATCTAATTCATGCATTGTATGCATCTGAAGATATTCGTTTTAATGAACATAGCGGAATAGATTTTAGAGCCACATTAGCTGTACCCTATTACCTCTTTAAATATATTGTTTTAGGAGGACAAAAAAGAGGGTCGTCTACAATTACACAACAGTTAGCAAAAAACCTTTTTAAGATTCGTAATGAAGCAAATTTAAAAGGGCGTTTATCTGATGTTAAAGGCGTTAATCTTGTCATCAATAAATTTAAAGAATGGGTAGTAGCTGTAGAGTTAGAAACTTCTTATACTAAAAGAGAAATTTTAACTATGTACCTGAATACTGTGGACTTTGGGTCAAATGCATTTGGTATTCATGTTGCATCAGAAACTTTCTACGGCGTATCTCCAGATCAATTAACAATCCCTCAAGCTGCTACTTTAGTTGGTATTTTACAAGCACCATCTTTTTACAGCCCTAGATATCATCCTGATAGAGCAATTTATGTAAGAAATAAGGTAATCTCTCAGATGGAAAAGTATAATTACATTTCTGATAAGACATCTAAAGAGTTAATGGCAGAAGATCTAAACCTTAATTATAATGTTGAAAATCATAATAAAGGTATTGCTCCATATTTCCGTGCAGAAGTAGTGAAAGATTTAATTAGATACTGCCGTGAAAATGGTTTTGATTTATATGCTGATGGTCTAAAAATTTATACTACCATAGACTCTCGTATTCAAAAATATGCAGAAAGTGCTGTTGATAAACATATGAGAGAACAGCAAGGACTATTTGATGAACATTGGAAAGGACATGGTGAGCCTTGGAGAGATAGAGAAGGTGAAGTTATTCCTAACTTCTTAGCTCATTCAATTAGAAGAACAGCTGTTTATAAAACACTAAGAAAGCAAATAGGTAATGATTCTCTTGCGATAGATAAGCAATTGAAAGTGAAGAAAAAGATGAAAGTCTTCACTTGGGATAATAAAACCTTCGAAAAAGATACTCTAATGAGTTCTTACGATTCTTTAAGATACTACAAAATGTTCCTACAAATTGGTATGATGTCAATGGAACCTCAAACTGGTAAAATTCGAGCTTGGGTTGGTGGTATAAACTACAAATACTTTAAGTATGATCATGTTAGACTAGGATATCGTCAACCAGGTTCTACATTTAAGCCATTCTTATACTCAAGAGCGTTAGAAGATCGTTTCCAACCTTGTTCTCCAATTACGGATGTTCCTATTACATTTACTGCTGAAGAAGCTATTGCTGATAAACCTTGGACTCCTA
This region includes:
- the porW gene encoding type IX secretion system periplasmic lipoprotein PorW/SprE, encoding MKQTFLKHINKYFFKSIFLTLLFISGSCQFYHDTATHYNSYFLAKEGMDLFEQEIFDENVDDYNDVLSILIPIDSNKTLSHKDQLDYIITKASRPIKFHKTSDWIDECYLLVGWVRLYEEDYDNALTTFKYINAKFPDPNSRHAALNALLRMFIELDEEANMTLVKDIIKQQKQPYNKLNTKEYHLNLAHYYRNKINFKKSIQHLRLAVDLEENKHKKARYYFILGQMFEEENKIDDAYKAYSKAEKLAKTNELEFQSDISAYSMQPVDFNDEKQAKKIQKYFDKKLKDHNNWDNRDKIYYEMGQFELRKPDYDRALNKFNESVQVSTSNKIQKGHSYLESGIIYYDQKKDYIAASAYYDSAIQNFDESVYGYEEIKEKAEYLRDLAKYIKIINDQERLLQLYDMNDEERSTFLEEEYQKEKDEIILRAQYAKENEKRKQRPATAESASFSNKETKEFYFYNTTAVAQGKAQFLKNWGSRPLEDNWRRSNKMDFASNDSNSPEQGNTSSETKGKSPKNNANNDEEENVDLFANLKSVEERKQEIPTSDEELVGINKKLADALFELGKVYLYKVKTPDNALTNFHRFLDNYPEDENAYEVAYLIYVICLDYEDCDSDVAKKYLIDNYPDCLYSKVLVNPNYVKETNERENYIRDLYASAYNLYLSGNYNASDKKLNELLNDFPQNTYEEKGRFLRVLLVGRTTKYYKIFKKSLEDYLKIYPEGEFSTIAEGMLNEITENRLKNGYIPGRYHDFEITIDE
- a CDS encoding transglycosylase domain-containing protein is translated as MYLKAIKALWVLFIVGIVSALLLGFSLTNNWFNLYGELPDPSILENPKSELASELYSADGVLLGKYFRKNRTKSEYDDLSPNLIHALYASEDIRFNEHSGIDFRATLAVPYYLFKYIVLGGQKRGSSTITQQLAKNLFKIRNEANLKGRLSDVKGVNLVINKFKEWVVAVELETSYTKREILTMYLNTVDFGSNAFGIHVASETFYGVSPDQLTIPQAATLVGILQAPSFYSPRYHPDRAIYVRNKVISQMEKYNYISDKTSKELMAEDLNLNYNVENHNKGIAPYFRAEVVKDLIRYCRENGFDLYADGLKIYTTIDSRIQKYAESAVDKHMREQQGLFDEHWKGHGEPWRDREGEVIPNFLAHSIRRTAVYKTLRKQIGNDSLAIDKQLKVKKKMKVFTWDNKTFEKDTLMSSYDSLRYYKMFLQIGMMSMEPQTGKIRAWVGGINYKYFKYDHVRLGYRQPGSTFKPFLYSRALEDRFQPCSPITDVPITFTAEEAIADKPWTPKNADYYSGKTYTLRQAMSRSINTAAAYLVKELTARELAKYSADKFGFRYIRDQMFDYMVTDDERKRGITGYNKKYIKGVPSLCLGTEDVSVYEMVTAYSVFINKGTWTEPQFITRIEDKNGRVLKEFIPKKREALNEKTAWLMTYMLRGTSEEAGGTALRLNRYNFKRDKKTGAVYHVGGKTGTTANFSDAWFMGFTNDLVTGVWCGGEDRSVHFRSIKYGQGARQALPAFAYFMEDVYGDKKLCRDLGYKRGLFPEPSKPIGVELDCSKYDAENFGEFGAEADSTLEDEYVTPTETDDGIL